A stretch of Candidatus Zixiibacteriota bacterium DNA encodes these proteins:
- a CDS encoding site-2 protease family protein, with protein MFDSDFIEKALIAAPAILFALTVHEFFHAYLAYRFGDSTAKDMGRLTLNPLAHLDFFGTLMMFLSGFRFGWAKPVPVNLYNLKNPRTADLWISAAGPFSNLGLGLIFGLLFRASYGADLALPPAVYQFLYISVMINVSLAFFNLIPLYPLDGSHILKSLLPARYEIPLMEFERFAPFILMFLIIIGGFWFVLGPFIKFFVYLFAGIRLM; from the coding sequence ATGTTTGATTCCGATTTCATAGAAAAAGCCCTGATAGCGGCCCCGGCGATTCTGTTTGCGCTGACGGTCCACGAATTCTTTCACGCCTATCTTGCCTACCGCTTCGGCGACAGCACCGCCAAAGATATGGGACGGTTGACCCTCAATCCGCTGGCACACCTCGACTTCTTTGGCACTCTCATGATGTTCCTGTCGGGCTTCCGTTTCGGCTGGGCAAAACCGGTACCGGTCAATCTCTATAACCTGAAAAACCCTCGTACCGCCGACCTCTGGATTTCGGCGGCGGGACCATTTTCAAATCTCGGGTTAGGATTGATATTTGGACTGCTGTTCCGCGCCTCTTACGGAGCCGATTTGGCTCTGCCTCCGGCGGTATATCAATTCTTATATATCAGCGTCATGATTAATGTCTCACTGGCGTTTTTCAATCTGATTCCTCTCTATCCGCTGGATGGCTCCCATATTCTTAAAAGTCTCCTGCCGGCGCGATACGAAATACCCCTGATGGAATTCGAGCGCTTTGCCCCTTTCATTCTTATGTTTCTGATAATCATCGGCGGCTTCTGGTTTGTCCTGGGACCTTTCATCAAGTTCTTTGTCTATCTCTTTGCCGGTATAAGGCTGATGTAA
- a CDS encoding ABC transporter ATP-binding protein, with protein MSLFRRTFSILKPYWRHLLGSSLSSAMYALLSGMLVWLAGPLLMTLFAVTDMGVTGAQPESAISAESASPTAATGHDLPSAVTGEYDFLIEAKNSLKELIGSLVTGSSRQETLFNFCWLILAVGLAANIFLYLQGFFMSFVQQSVVRDFRNRLFEKYHQLSLSFFHRQQTGQLISRVTNDVIVLNETVDLGFNRLVADSLTVLLLSAFLILLSWKLTLLAALILPLVFGFIYIMGKKLRKYSRRTQERMADVNSTLEESISNIRIVKAYAMEKFEIEKFSKATQNYFRSILRMTRIRYLASPVSEVLIVGAGIMILLYAGTQILEGKGEMDAGDFMTFIIAMFSLIKPVKTLLSIHIKIQEGLAAAERIFGIIDTPIRVAEIPEAVEKRSFDSSIKYDSVTFAYNDGKPVLRDISLELKKGQIFALVGPSGGGKSTLVDLLPRFYDPQAGTITIDGIDIRKIKLESLRRLLGIVTQETYLFNDTIFNNIAYGLNGIPLDDVIDAAKMANADGFIQGFEKKYDTVVGNRGVMLSGGQRQRIAIARALLKNPPILIFDEATSALDTESEQQVQEAIDNLMKERTALVIAHRLSTVINAHRILVIDSGRIVESGNHQELLSQDGLYRRLYNMQFRDES; from the coding sequence ATGAGCCTTTTCCGGCGGACATTTTCGATTCTCAAGCCGTACTGGCGACATCTGCTCGGCTCTTCGCTGTCGTCGGCGATGTACGCCCTCCTCTCCGGAATGCTGGTCTGGCTCGCCGGACCGCTTCTGATGACCCTCTTTGCCGTGACCGATATGGGAGTTACAGGCGCCCAACCGGAAAGCGCGATTTCTGCCGAAAGCGCCTCACCTACGGCCGCGACCGGTCACGATTTACCTTCGGCCGTTACCGGCGAATACGATTTCCTGATTGAAGCCAAGAATTCCTTGAAAGAATTGATTGGCAGCCTGGTAACTGGTTCTTCGCGCCAGGAGACTTTATTTAATTTTTGCTGGTTGATACTCGCGGTCGGGCTGGCGGCGAACATCTTTCTCTACCTGCAGGGATTTTTCATGTCGTTTGTCCAGCAATCGGTGGTTCGCGATTTTCGTAATCGCCTCTTTGAGAAATATCATCAACTGTCCCTGAGTTTTTTCCATCGCCAGCAGACCGGGCAGTTGATATCGCGGGTCACCAATGACGTCATCGTCCTTAATGAAACCGTTGACCTTGGTTTCAATCGTCTCGTCGCCGATTCCCTAACCGTTCTACTTCTCAGCGCATTCTTAATTCTTCTGTCATGGAAACTGACCCTCCTGGCGGCGCTGATTCTCCCGCTGGTTTTTGGATTCATCTATATCATGGGGAAAAAGCTCCGGAAATATTCCCGCCGCACCCAGGAGCGGATGGCCGATGTCAACTCTACTCTGGAAGAATCTATCTCCAATATCCGGATTGTGAAAGCTTATGCCATGGAGAAATTTGAAATTGAAAAGTTCTCCAAGGCAACCCAGAATTATTTCCGCTCCATCCTGCGGATGACCCGTATCCGTTATCTGGCAAGCCCGGTAAGCGAAGTTCTTATTGTCGGCGCCGGAATCATGATACTGCTCTATGCCGGAACGCAGATTCTTGAAGGGAAGGGGGAGATGGACGCCGGCGACTTCATGACTTTCATCATCGCCATGTTCTCGCTGATTAAACCGGTCAAAACGCTTCTCTCCATTCATATCAAAATACAGGAGGGGTTGGCCGCGGCGGAGAGGATATTCGGTATAATTGATACGCCCATTCGGGTGGCGGAAATTCCGGAGGCGGTGGAGAAGCGTTCTTTTGACTCATCAATTAAGTACGACAGCGTGACTTTTGCTTACAACGACGGCAAGCCGGTACTGCGGGATATCTCCCTTGAATTGAAGAAAGGGCAGATTTTTGCCCTGGTCGGTCCTTCCGGCGGAGGGAAATCGACCCTGGTGGACCTGCTTCCCCGCTTCTATGACCCCCAGGCCGGGACTATTACTATCGATGGTATCGATATTCGCAAGATAAAATTGGAGTCGCTGCGACGTCTCCTCGGAATCGTTACCCAGGAAACCTATCTGTTCAATGACACTATATTCAATAACATTGCGTATGGACTTAACGGCATACCGCTGGATGATGTTATTGACGCCGCAAAGATGGCGAACGCCGACGGATTCATTCAGGGATTCGAGAAGAAGTACGATACCGTGGTCGGCAACCGCGGGGTGATGCTCTCGGGCGGACAGAGGCAGAGAATTGCCATCGCCCGGGCGCTTCTGAAAAATCCCCCAATTCTGATTTTTGATGAAGCCACTTCCGCTCTCGATACCGAATCGGAGCAGCAGGTACAGGAGGCGATTGATAATCTGATGAAAGAGCGGACCGCTCTGGTAATCGCGCACCGTCTTTCCACAGTGATTAATGCCCATCGGATACTGGTAATCGACTCGGGCCGGATAGTCGAAAGCGGCAACCATCAGGAGCTACTGAGCCAGGACGGCTTGTATCGTCGGCTCTACAATATGCAGTTTCGGGATGAATCGTGA